A region from the Sphingomonas brevis genome encodes:
- a CDS encoding S9 family peptidase codes for MTTENPPIAARKPHVNEAHGVQWDDPWHWLRDPNYPNVQDPEVLDYLKAENAYFDAAMKPHQGLVEELFQEMKGRIKEDDASVPIKDGDWLYWSAFKEGTQYRDWYRKPVLSGAEGPASGGDEQLIYSENKEAEGKEYYRLGAFAVSPDGKLLATLADDDGSERFKLVVRDLLTGEDIETVTKVGIGNPVWTNDSKGLVFTEVNDQWRSYRAQYHRIGDDPAKALTIYEEKDDIAFSVGAARSTDDSLIFVSTGNNSSNELRFVGASDPTAPLTLIRPRAAEVQYEADAAHGKLWILTNDNHVNFRIVTADPARPGDWSELVAGSDRTYLRGVTSHRDHLLVTARVDGLDQLLLRDYATGGQERVPFGEASYSASFTGNPEYAPDSYRLAYSSMVTPATVYDYHPADRRLDVRKVQEIPSGYDASQYVTERLLIAARDGKQVPVSVLRRRDFAKDGGGKLFVYGYGAYGFAIPPSFSTSRLSLVDRGFAFAIAHIRGGDDLGYQWFLDGKLKSRTNAFNDFVDVTRGLIAEGYARPGRVAAQGGSAGGELMGAAVNQAGELYGAVVADVPFVDVLNTMLDDTLPLTPGEWTEWGNPITDKAAFDLIKSYSPYDNIEAKPYPAMLITGGLTDPRVTYWEPAKWAAKLRATKTDANLLLLKINMGAGHGGKSGRWNSLHELAEAYAFVVTQLAD; via the coding sequence ATGACAACCGAAAATCCACCGATCGCCGCCCGCAAGCCGCATGTGAACGAAGCGCACGGCGTGCAGTGGGACGATCCCTGGCATTGGCTGCGCGATCCCAATTACCCCAATGTGCAGGACCCGGAGGTGCTCGACTACCTCAAGGCCGAGAATGCCTATTTCGACGCGGCGATGAAGCCGCACCAGGGCCTGGTCGAAGAGCTGTTCCAGGAGATGAAAGGGCGGATCAAGGAGGATGACGCCTCGGTCCCGATCAAGGATGGCGACTGGCTTTACTGGTCGGCGTTCAAGGAAGGCACGCAGTATCGCGACTGGTACCGCAAGCCTGTCCTGAGCGGAGCCGAAGGGCCGGCCAGCGGCGGCGATGAGCAGCTGATCTACAGCGAAAATAAGGAAGCGGAGGGCAAGGAATATTACCGGCTCGGCGCTTTTGCGGTCAGTCCCGACGGCAAGCTGCTGGCAACGCTGGCCGACGACGATGGTTCGGAACGGTTCAAGCTGGTGGTCCGCGACCTGTTAACCGGCGAAGACATTGAAACGGTGACCAAGGTCGGCATTGGCAATCCGGTTTGGACCAATGATTCCAAAGGCTTGGTATTTACCGAAGTCAATGATCAGTGGCGATCCTACAGGGCCCAATATCATCGCATCGGCGACGATCCGGCCAAGGCGTTGACGATCTATGAGGAAAAGGACGACATCGCCTTCTCGGTCGGCGCGGCGCGGTCGACCGATGACAGCCTGATCTTCGTTTCGACCGGCAACAACAGCTCGAACGAGCTCCGCTTTGTTGGGGCGAGCGATCCAACCGCACCGCTGACGCTGATCAGGCCGCGCGCGGCCGAGGTACAATATGAGGCCGATGCCGCGCACGGAAAGCTGTGGATCCTGACCAACGACAACCATGTGAATTTTCGGATCGTCACCGCCGACCCGGCCAGGCCGGGCGACTGGAGCGAACTGGTCGCCGGCAGCGACCGCACCTACCTTCGCGGAGTCACCAGCCACCGCGATCATCTGCTGGTCACGGCGCGGGTCGACGGGCTCGATCAGCTGCTCCTGCGTGATTATGCAACCGGCGGGCAGGAGCGAGTGCCGTTCGGCGAGGCGAGCTACAGCGCCAGCTTTACCGGAAACCCCGAATATGCGCCCGACAGCTACCGTCTCGCCTATTCGTCGATGGTCACGCCGGCAACGGTCTATGACTATCATCCGGCCGACAGGCGGCTCGACGTCCGCAAGGTCCAGGAAATCCCGTCAGGCTATGACGCCAGCCAATATGTCACCGAGCGCCTGTTGATCGCGGCGCGCGACGGCAAGCAGGTGCCGGTGTCAGTGCTTCGCCGGAGGGACTTCGCCAAGGACGGCGGCGGCAAGCTGTTCGTTTATGGCTATGGCGCTTACGGCTTCGCCATCCCTCCCAGCTTTTCGACTTCGCGCCTCAGCCTGGTCGACCGCGGCTTCGCCTTCGCGATCGCCCACATCCGCGGCGGCGACGACCTTGGTTACCAATGGTTCCTCGACGGCAAGCTTAAGTCCCGTACCAATGCCTTCAACGACTTCGTCGACGTGACCCGCGGGTTAATCGCCGAGGGCTATGCCAGGCCAGGCCGGGTTGCGGCGCAGGGAGGATCCGCCGGCGGCGAGCTGATGGGCGCCGCGGTCAACCAGGCTGGTGAACTCTATGGCGCGGTGGTCGCCGACGTGCCGTTCGTCGATGTATTGAACACGATGCTCGACGATACGCTGCCACTGACGCCGGGCGAATGGACCGAATGGGGCAATCCGATCACCGACAAGGCGGCGTTCGACCTGATCAAAAGCTACAGTCCCTATGACAATATCGAGGCCAAGCCCTATCCGGCGATGCTGATCACCGGCGGGCTTACCGACCCGCGCGTCACCTATTGGGAGCCGGCGAAATGGGCTGCAAAGCTGCGCGCCACCAAGACCGACGCCAATCTGTTGCTCCTCAAGATCAACATGGGCGCCGGTCATGGCGGCAAGTCAGGCCGCTGGAATTCGCTCCACGAGCTGGCCGAAGCCTATGCCTTCGTGGTCACGCAATTGGCCGACTGA
- a CDS encoding threonine aldolase family protein — MRFFSDNAASVCPQVMAALAKANHVDTAYDGDTLSEKLDGAFSDLFGRRVRALWATTGTATNCLGLAALCPPHGAILCHEMAHIEVDEAGAPGFFTHGAKLTLLSGHGAKLAPETVEDACERVRDDVHQVQPAALSITNSTEYGLSYSPGEVAALGEVARRRGLALHLDGARFANAVAFTGADPADLTWRAGVDVMSFGFVKNGGMNAEALIFFDPAKAEIVPRLRKRAGHLLSKGRYLAAQILAMLDDELWLTNARAANAAAAALAEACGPERLVYPVEANELFVRMTAGEADRIRSKGYDFYDWGPGEVRLVTSWDQDMDAVGQLAAAIRSL, encoded by the coding sequence ATGCGCTTCTTTTCAGATAATGCAGCTTCGGTCTGTCCGCAGGTGATGGCAGCGCTGGCCAAGGCCAACCATGTCGATACCGCGTACGACGGCGACACGCTGTCCGAGAAGCTCGACGGCGCCTTTTCCGACTTGTTCGGCAGAAGGGTTCGCGCGCTGTGGGCGACGACAGGCACGGCGACAAACTGTCTTGGCCTGGCCGCGCTGTGCCCGCCGCACGGCGCGATCCTGTGCCACGAAATGGCGCATATCGAAGTCGATGAGGCGGGTGCGCCCGGCTTCTTCACGCATGGCGCCAAGCTCACTTTGCTGTCCGGCCATGGCGCCAAGCTGGCGCCCGAGACGGTCGAAGATGCGTGTGAGCGGGTGCGTGACGACGTGCACCAGGTCCAGCCCGCTGCCCTGTCGATCACCAACTCCACCGAATATGGCCTCAGCTATTCGCCTGGCGAAGTCGCCGCGCTGGGAGAAGTCGCCCGGCGGCGCGGACTCGCCCTTCATCTCGACGGCGCCCGGTTCGCCAACGCGGTTGCCTTCACCGGCGCCGATCCCGCCGATCTGACGTGGCGCGCTGGCGTAGACGTGATGTCGTTCGGCTTCGTCAAAAATGGCGGAATGAATGCCGAGGCACTGATCTTCTTTGATCCTGCGAAGGCGGAAATAGTGCCGCGGCTCCGCAAGCGCGCCGGACATTTGCTGTCGAAGGGTCGCTATCTCGCCGCCCAGATATTGGCGATGCTCGATGATGAGCTGTGGTTGACCAACGCCCGCGCCGCAAACGCGGCCGCGGCTGCCTTGGCCGAAGCGTGCGGCCCCGAACGCCTGGTTTATCCGGTGGAGGCCAATGAGCTGTTTGTCCGGATGACCGCAGGGGAAGCCGACAGGATCCGCTCCAAGGGCTATGATTTTTACGATTGGGGACCCGGCGAGGTTCGACTGGTTACCAGCTGGGACCAGGATATGGATGCCGTGGGTCAGCTTGCCGCGGCAATCCGCTCGCTATGA
- a CDS encoding ATP-binding protein, with protein sequence MASLIDEQQLSTLGARRIAIDTDPDELILPEEAQRRLAWIAGWLCQPPFIFREWGLSRFVDGGFRALFRGPSGTGKTMAAVALAKQTGFELLRIDLAAIDSKYVADTEKNLQQLFRATEDSRTILLFDEADALLARRGEAKDAHDRYANLEITLLLQKLERFEGLAILATNHCPDLDQSALGRIDVIVDFPRPDEAAREALWRRLLGTVKLGQVDDVDFRSLAGGFDLTGAEILRAVRMAALLAAEDARDIDMGLLKCAAEERVRMQQPS encoded by the coding sequence ATGGCCAGCCTGATCGACGAACAACAGCTGAGCACCCTTGGCGCCCGGCGGATCGCGATCGACACCGATCCCGACGAACTGATCCTGCCCGAAGAGGCGCAGCGGCGGCTGGCATGGATCGCCGGCTGGCTTTGCCAACCGCCCTTCATCTTCCGCGAATGGGGCCTCAGCCGCTTCGTCGACGGCGGTTTCCGCGCCCTGTTCAGGGGGCCGAGCGGCACGGGCAAGACAATGGCGGCGGTGGCGCTCGCCAAGCAGACCGGCTTCGAACTTTTGCGGATCGACCTCGCCGCAATCGACAGTAAATATGTCGCCGACACCGAAAAGAATCTGCAGCAGCTGTTCAGGGCGACGGAGGACAGTCGCACCATCCTGCTGTTCGACGAGGCCGACGCCCTGCTGGCCCGGCGAGGCGAGGCCAAGGATGCTCACGACCGCTATGCCAACCTCGAAATAACCCTCCTGTTGCAAAAGCTGGAGCGGTTCGAGGGGCTGGCGATCCTCGCCACCAACCATTGCCCGGATCTGGACCAGAGTGCGCTCGGCCGGATCGACGTGATCGTTGACTTCCCCAGGCCCGACGAGGCAGCGCGCGAGGCGCTTTGGCGGCGCCTGCTCGGCACCGTGAAGCTGGGCCAGGTCGACGACGTCGACTTCCGCAGCCTCGCCGGCGGGTTCGACCTGACCGGCGCCGAGATCCTCCGCGCCGTCAGGATGGCGGCGCTGCTCGCGGCGGAGGATGCCCGCGACATCGACATGGGCCTGCTGAAATGCGCGGCGGAAGAGCGGGTCAGGATGCAGCAGCCGAGCTAA
- the pepN gene encoding aminopeptidase N: MSDVIDLAEAPVTPEHVAIYRQDYRPPDWLVPNVSLDFELDPERTRVRSKLRVTRNGDHDRPLRLAGNGLRPLAVKVDGSEARWTLDGETLVIELTGIEATIETEVEIAPSANSKLMGLYASGGLLCTQCESEGFRRIAFHPDRPDVLSRYSVRMSADKSRFPILLANGNLVASGAGEGNGHWAEWDDPFPKPSYLFAMVAGDLSANRDRFTTMSGREVDLAIWVREKDLPKTRHAMESLKAAMRWDEEVYGREYDLDLFNIVAVDDFNFGAMENKGLNIFNSRYVLADEDTATDADFDNIAGVVAHEYFHNWSGDRVTCRDWFQLSLKEGFTVFRDQSFSGDMGSKAVKRIDDVRLLRAAQFPEDSGPLAHPVRPESYIEITNFYTATVYNKGAEVIRMMRTILGDEAFRKGSDLYFERHDGQAVTCEDFVTAMEDASGIDLGQFRLWYSQAGTPTVEARIDHDAASGQATLHLSQAVPDTPGQTGKAPMVLPLKTALIGADSGEALREERLILLDREEATFTFDGIGETPLLSINRDFSAPVLLNADRRPGELERLAEVDANPFARYEALQELMYRALIAGARGEDADPAPVIAAMRGTLQSNALDPAFKGEALSMPTEGLIGDRMDLVDPEAIHASRDALRQAVGKALADDLARAQEQHASGDDLSPGAKGIRRLKSVSLGLLAAGDPARGAALAKAQYDAADNMTDRQGALAILASLGGPERDAAFAGFHERYKEDSLVLDKWFALQAAAQRADTIDVVEELARHPQFSARNPNRWRALVSHFAANQWAFHHASGRGYRFVTDMILEVDRINPQVAARQVPSLGRWKRFEPNRAALMRAELERIAATPGLSKDVFEQASKSLA; this comes from the coding sequence ATGTCCGACGTCATCGACCTTGCCGAAGCTCCGGTCACTCCGGAACATGTCGCCATTTATCGCCAGGATTATCGTCCTCCCGATTGGCTGGTGCCCAACGTATCGCTGGATTTCGAGCTCGACCCGGAACGAACGCGCGTCCGCTCCAAACTCCGAGTCACCCGCAACGGCGATCATGACCGGCCGTTAAGGCTGGCGGGTAATGGGTTGAGGCCGCTCGCCGTCAAGGTCGACGGCAGCGAGGCCCGCTGGACGCTGGATGGAGAGACACTGGTAATTGAACTGACCGGCATTGAAGCGACCATCGAAACCGAGGTCGAGATAGCTCCCTCCGCCAACAGCAAGTTGATGGGGCTATATGCTTCAGGAGGATTGCTCTGCACGCAATGTGAAAGCGAGGGATTCCGCCGAATTGCATTCCATCCCGACCGGCCCGATGTGCTGTCGCGCTACAGCGTGAGAATGAGCGCAGATAAGTCGCGCTTCCCGATCCTGCTCGCCAACGGCAACCTCGTTGCGTCGGGCGCCGGAGAGGGCAATGGCCACTGGGCCGAATGGGATGACCCCTTCCCCAAGCCCAGCTACCTCTTTGCCATGGTTGCCGGCGACCTGTCCGCCAACCGCGACCGTTTCACCACCATGAGCGGGCGGGAAGTCGATCTCGCCATCTGGGTACGCGAAAAGGACCTCCCCAAGACCCGTCACGCGATGGAAAGCCTCAAGGCGGCGATGCGCTGGGACGAGGAAGTCTATGGCCGTGAATATGACCTCGACCTGTTCAACATCGTCGCCGTCGACGATTTCAACTTTGGCGCGATGGAGAACAAGGGCCTCAACATTTTCAATTCGCGCTATGTCCTGGCTGACGAAGACACCGCGACCGATGCTGATTTCGACAATATCGCCGGGGTCGTGGCACATGAATATTTTCACAATTGGTCGGGCGACCGAGTCACCTGCCGCGACTGGTTCCAGTTGAGCCTGAAGGAAGGCTTTACGGTCTTCCGCGACCAGAGTTTCTCCGGCGATATGGGATCGAAGGCGGTTAAGCGGATCGATGATGTCCGCCTGCTCCGCGCGGCGCAGTTTCCCGAGGATTCGGGCCCGCTGGCCCATCCCGTGCGGCCGGAAAGCTATATCGAGATCACCAATTTCTACACTGCCACCGTCTACAACAAGGGCGCCGAGGTTATCCGCATGATGCGGACGATCCTGGGCGACGAGGCGTTCCGGAAGGGCAGCGATCTCTATTTCGAACGGCACGACGGCCAGGCGGTGACCTGCGAGGATTTCGTCACCGCGATGGAGGACGCCAGCGGAATCGACCTCGGCCAGTTCCGGCTGTGGTACAGCCAGGCCGGGACGCCAACGGTCGAAGCCCGGATCGACCATGATGCTGCTTCGGGTCAAGCAACGCTTCACTTGTCGCAGGCCGTTCCCGACACGCCCGGCCAGACCGGAAAGGCACCGATGGTGCTGCCGCTCAAGACGGCACTGATCGGCGCGGACAGCGGGGAAGCGTTGCGCGAGGAACGGTTGATCCTGCTCGACCGGGAAGAGGCGACTTTCACCTTCGACGGCATCGGCGAAACTCCGCTGCTGTCGATCAATCGCGACTTTTCCGCGCCGGTCCTACTCAATGCCGACCGCCGGCCGGGCGAGCTCGAGCGGCTGGCCGAAGTCGATGCCAATCCCTTCGCCCGTTACGAGGCGTTGCAGGAGCTAATGTACCGGGCGCTGATTGCTGGAGCCCGGGGCGAGGATGCCGATCCGGCGCCGGTAATCGCGGCGATGCGTGGAACATTGCAATCCAATGCCCTCGATCCCGCCTTCAAGGGCGAGGCATTGTCCATGCCGACCGAGGGACTGATCGGCGACCGCATGGACCTGGTTGACCCCGAAGCAATCCACGCCAGCCGCGACGCGCTTCGCCAGGCCGTCGGCAAGGCGCTGGCCGACGATTTGGCGCGCGCGCAGGAACAGCACGCGTCAGGGGACGACCTGTCGCCCGGCGCGAAGGGGATCCGCCGGCTGAAGTCGGTTTCACTGGGCCTTCTGGCTGCCGGTGATCCCGCTCGCGGAGCGGCCCTGGCCAAGGCGCAATATGATGCCGCGGACAATATGACCGACCGGCAGGGAGCGCTGGCTATTTTGGCGAGCCTCGGCGGGCCGGAGCGCGACGCCGCCTTCGCCGGCTTCCACGAACGATACAAGGAAGACAGCCTGGTGCTCGACAAATGGTTCGCCCTGCAGGCCGCGGCCCAGCGCGCCGATACCATCGATGTTGTCGAGGAGCTTGCCCGGCACCCGCAATTTAGTGCGCGAAATCCGAATCGTTGGCGCGCCTTGGTCAGCCATTTCGCAGCCAACCAATGGGCATTCCATCACGCGTCAGGCCGCGGTTACCGCTTTGTCACCGACATGATCCTGGAGGTTGATCGCATCAATCCCCAGGTCGCGGCGCGGCAGGTCCCGTCGCTTGGCCGGTGGAAGCGGTTCGAGCCGAACCGCGCCGCGCTGATGCGCGCCGAACTGGAGCGGATTGCCGCAACCCCCGGCCTTAGCAAGGACGTGTTCGAACAGGCGTCGAAGAGCCTCGCTTAG
- a CDS encoding DMT family transporter, translating to MSGPPAGTSRVDASIVIPFIIFTAIWGSTWIIIRDQVGSVPPQWSVAYRFMIAAVAMALVAKLKKQSLKMDRGGLIAATVLGVTQFSVNFNSVYAAEQFITSGVVATVFAILLIPNSLLAWAFLDQKPNRRFLAAGVVAVCGVGLLFLNELRSSPVSNQHIAIGLGLTLLGLMGASSANVYQAGKEARRHPLLALLAWSMAIGAIIDCILAFIIAGPPVAEARLGYWAGVIYLALFGSVLCFALYFPVVRKIGPGKAAYSSVMVPIIAMSLSTLFEAYRWSPLAIAGAALALGGMLLALAGRRRPMLVTAPDAA from the coding sequence ATGAGCGGGCCACCCGCCGGAACAAGCCGGGTCGACGCGTCGATCGTCATTCCGTTCATCATCTTCACTGCTATCTGGGGTTCGACCTGGATCATCATCCGCGACCAGGTCGGAAGCGTTCCGCCGCAATGGTCGGTCGCCTATCGCTTCATGATTGCCGCGGTGGCCATGGCGCTGGTCGCAAAATTGAAAAAGCAGTCGCTGAAGATGGACCGCGGAGGCCTGATCGCGGCAACCGTGCTCGGCGTCACCCAGTTCAGCGTCAACTTCAACAGCGTCTATGCCGCCGAGCAGTTCATCACTTCGGGCGTGGTAGCGACGGTTTTCGCCATCCTGCTGATCCCCAACAGCCTGCTTGCATGGGCCTTCCTCGATCAGAAACCCAATCGTCGCTTCCTGGCGGCGGGGGTGGTCGCGGTGTGCGGTGTCGGGCTGTTGTTCCTGAATGAATTGCGCAGCAGTCCTGTCAGCAACCAGCACATCGCTATCGGGCTTGGACTCACGCTGCTCGGCCTGATGGGGGCGTCGTCGGCGAACGTCTATCAGGCCGGCAAGGAAGCGCGGCGCCATCCGTTGTTGGCGTTACTGGCCTGGTCGATGGCGATCGGCGCGATCATCGATTGCATCCTTGCCTTCATCATCGCCGGTCCGCCGGTGGCCGAAGCACGGCTCGGCTATTGGGCCGGCGTAATCTACCTGGCCCTATTCGGTTCAGTGCTCTGCTTTGCGCTTTATTTTCCGGTTGTCCGCAAGATCGGGCCGGGCAAGGCCGCCTATTCGAGCGTGATGGTGCCGATCATCGCCATGAGCCTGTCGACGCTGTTCGAAGCCTATCGCTGGAGCCCGCTGGCGATCGCCGGAGCAGCACTCGCACTCGGCGGGATGCTCCTTGCGCTCGCCGGACGGCGGCGCCCGATGCTTGTGACGGCGCCCGACGCCGCCTAA
- a CDS encoding MlaD family protein has product METRSNHVLVGAVTLALLTGLLIFIVWLAGLSNKTTKCFDIYFSQGVEGLNKGSSVNFQGVPVGQIEKISLLPDRPEFVWVRVVVDAETPVLQGTTAQIKGVGFTGVSEIALEGAVKGARPLTQAGPQGCPVVPASSGGLGALLNSAPELIDRIQRLTERLTELLSDKNQNSISDILENVDKTTAVLAARAPDLADAIGDARIAARNAGIAAQRVGVLADSTNQMINEQGKPAAEDLRKAIAAVQHSAENLDAMVGDARPGVQNFSKNTLPEMNRLVRDLRDLTTSLQGFTQRLDENGVGGALGPPKLPDYKPGKKQ; this is encoded by the coding sequence ATGGAAACGCGTTCGAACCATGTCCTTGTCGGCGCCGTCACGCTGGCCCTGCTGACCGGCCTGTTGATCTTCATTGTCTGGCTCGCTGGCCTGTCGAACAAGACGACCAAATGCTTCGACATCTATTTCAGCCAAGGCGTCGAGGGCCTCAATAAGGGCTCTTCGGTCAACTTCCAGGGCGTGCCGGTGGGGCAGATCGAAAAGATCAGCTTGTTGCCGGACCGTCCGGAGTTCGTCTGGGTCCGGGTTGTCGTCGACGCGGAAACGCCGGTGCTTCAGGGCACCACCGCTCAGATCAAGGGAGTCGGCTTCACCGGCGTCAGCGAGATCGCGCTGGAAGGCGCGGTTAAGGGCGCCCGGCCACTGACCCAGGCTGGACCGCAAGGCTGTCCGGTGGTCCCGGCCAGTTCGGGCGGACTCGGTGCCCTGCTCAATAGCGCTCCGGAACTGATCGACCGCATCCAGCGCCTGACCGAGCGGCTGACGGAACTGCTGAGCGACAAGAACCAAAATTCGATCTCCGACATTCTCGAGAATGTCGACAAGACCACGGCGGTGCTGGCCGCACGCGCGCCCGACCTGGCCGACGCGATCGGCGATGCACGGATTGCGGCGCGCAACGCCGGAATCGCCGCGCAGCGGGTCGGAGTGCTGGCCGACAGCACCAACCAGATGATCAACGAGCAAGGGAAGCCGGCGGCGGAGGATTTGCGCAAGGCGATCGCCGCGGTTCAGCATAGCGCGGAGAACCTGGATGCGATGGTCGGCGACGCTCGGCCGGGCGTACAGAATTTCAGCAAGAATACGCTGCCAGAGATGAATCGGCTGGTACGCGACCTGCGCGATCTCACTACCTCGTTGCAGGGTTTCACCCAGCGGCTCGATGAAAATGGCGTTGGCGGGGCGCTAGGGCCACCGAAGCTGCCCGACTATAAACCGGGGAAGAAACAATGA
- a CDS encoding ABC-type transport auxiliary lipoprotein family protein, protein MSPMLRLAAPIALAISLTACAGLLGGGGKAPPWLLTLTPQSPAPDSIARTAKAGEAVMIELPLVPKEIRTNRVPVHSGPIAIAYVQDLTWVDTPDKLFQDLLTETVTRVTNRVVLDPKQSSLDPGMTITGSLSRFGYDAQEGMVVVRYDAAKTRAGANAVETRRFEARESADGTAASVAPAINAAANRVAIDVAQWVGN, encoded by the coding sequence ATGAGCCCAATGTTGCGTCTAGCCGCGCCAATCGCGCTGGCCATTTCGCTGACCGCTTGCGCCGGATTGCTCGGCGGCGGGGGCAAGGCGCCGCCCTGGCTGCTGACCCTGACGCCGCAATCGCCTGCGCCTGACAGCATTGCTCGCACGGCGAAGGCCGGGGAAGCGGTGATGATCGAATTGCCGCTCGTGCCCAAGGAGATCCGCACGAATCGCGTTCCGGTCCATTCGGGCCCAATCGCCATCGCCTATGTGCAGGACCTGACCTGGGTCGATACACCGGACAAGCTATTCCAGGATCTGCTGACCGAGACCGTTACCCGGGTTACCAACCGGGTGGTCCTCGACCCGAAGCAGTCTTCGCTCGATCCGGGCATGACCATCACCGGCAGTCTGTCGCGCTTCGGCTATGATGCGCAGGAGGGTATGGTCGTGGTCCGCTACGATGCGGCCAAGACCCGCGCCGGCGCCAATGCGGTCGAAACGCGGCGCTTCGAGGCTCGGGAGTCGGCCGACGGCACGGCGGCCAGCGTCGCCCCGGCGATCAATGCCGCGGCCAATCGCGTCGCGATCGATGTCGCACAATGGGTCGGCAACTAG
- a CDS encoding aminopeptidase P family protein — MSSYADRLAALRQQLKEDRLDGFVVPLTDEHMSEYVGSYAQRLAWLTGFKGSAGSAVVLPEEAAIFTDGRYTIQVRQQVSPTEWSYQSVPETSISQWLREKAPEGARIGYDPWLHTADWVKQATAQLAAKGAELVAVKRNPIDAVWADQPEPSKARLAVQSDEFAGKNSAEKRHEMADWLHREGADAAVLAALDSIAWTFNVRGQDVTHTPVALAFAVVNDDGTADLFVEGQKVGDDVRAHLGNGVRLHEREDFETFLRSLNGKLVAVDPERSVAAISQALDEGGARILSRRDPAVLPKAIKNEVEVAGHHAAQARDGAAVSRFLRWIEEEAPQGGLDEIIAQDKLLSLRQDLGSLKDLSFDTISAFGPNGALPHYKGTEESNLPFTTGTLYLVDSGGQYQDGTTDITRTVPIGEPTAEMIDRNTRVLQGHIAIATALFPKGTRGSQLDSFARRPLWEIGCDYAHGTGHGVGAFLAVHEGPQRISPVGSSQSGGDEPLQAGMIISNEPGYYKQGEYGIRIENLVLVVDKGMGADKELLGFETLTFVPIDKRLIDASMLSDRELDWLNHYHAEVLAKIGPQLTGEDKAWLEKQCAPLSR, encoded by the coding sequence ATGTCCTCTTATGCCGACCGCCTTGCCGCCCTCCGCCAGCAGCTGAAGGAGGACCGCCTCGACGGGTTCGTCGTGCCGCTGACCGACGAACATATGAGCGAATATGTCGGTAGCTACGCCCAGCGGCTGGCGTGGCTGACCGGCTTCAAGGGCTCGGCTGGTTCGGCGGTTGTGCTGCCCGAGGAAGCGGCAATCTTCACCGACGGCCGCTACACGATCCAGGTGCGGCAGCAGGTCTCGCCGACCGAATGGAGCTATCAGTCGGTTCCGGAAACCAGCATTTCGCAATGGCTTAGGGAAAAGGCCCCGGAGGGCGCCAGGATCGGTTACGACCCGTGGCTGCATACGGCCGACTGGGTCAAGCAGGCGACGGCACAGCTGGCAGCCAAGGGCGCCGAGCTGGTCGCGGTCAAGCGCAATCCGATCGACGCGGTGTGGGCTGACCAGCCGGAGCCGTCGAAGGCTCGCCTGGCGGTCCAGTCTGACGAATTCGCCGGCAAGAATTCCGCGGAAAAGCGCCATGAAATGGCCGACTGGCTGCATAGGGAGGGCGCCGACGCGGCCGTATTGGCGGCGCTGGATTCAATCGCCTGGACCTTCAACGTGCGCGGCCAGGACGTCACCCACACGCCGGTCGCGCTGGCTTTTGCGGTGGTCAATGACGACGGAACCGCGGACCTGTTCGTCGAAGGCCAGAAGGTCGGCGACGATGTCCGCGCCCACCTTGGCAATGGCGTCCGGCTGCACGAACGCGAGGATTTCGAGACGTTCCTCCGCTCATTGAACGGCAAGCTGGTGGCGGTCGATCCGGAACGGTCGGTAGCGGCAATCAGCCAGGCGCTCGACGAGGGCGGGGCGAGGATCCTCAGCCGCCGCGATCCGGCGGTACTGCCCAAGGCGATCAAGAATGAGGTCGAAGTTGCCGGCCACCATGCGGCCCAGGCTCGCGACGGCGCGGCGGTTTCGCGCTTCCTGCGCTGGATCGAGGAAGAGGCGCCGCAGGGCGGGCTCGACGAAATCATTGCCCAGGACAAGCTGCTCAGCCTTCGCCAGGACCTCGGCAGCCTCAAGGACCTGAGCTTCGATACTATCTCGGCGTTCGGACCGAACGGCGCACTCCCCCATTACAAGGGCACCGAGGAATCCAACCTGCCGTTCACCACCGGCACGCTCTATTTGGTCGATAGCGGCGGCCAGTATCAGGACGGCACCACCGACATTACGCGCACCGTGCCGATCGGCGAGCCGACGGCGGAAATGATCGATCGCAACACAAGGGTGCTGCAGGGCCATATCGCGATCGCCACTGCGCTGTTCCCCAAGGGTACGCGCGGGTCGCAGCTCGACAGTTTCGCCCGGCGGCCGCTGTGGGAAATCGGTTGCGACTATGCCCATGGTACCGGCCATGGCGTCGGCGCCTTCCTAGCGGTGCATGAAGGTCCGCAGCGGATTTCGCCGGTCGGCAGCTCGCAGTCGGGCGGGGACGAGCCGCTCCAGGCCGGAATGATCATTTCCAACGAGCCCGGCTATTACAAGCAGGGCGAATATGGGATCCGCATAGAGAATCTCGTTCTGGTCGTCGACAAGGGCATGGGAGCGGACAAGGAGCTGCTGGGGTTCGAGACGCTGACTTTCGTTCCGATCGACAAGCGCCTGATCGATGCCTCGATGCTGTCGGACAGGGAGCTCGACTGGCTCAACCATTATCATGCCGAGGTGTTGGCCAAGATCGGGCCGCAACTTACTGGGGAGGACAAGGCATGGCTCGAAAAGCAATGCGCGCCGCTAAGCCGCTAG